Genomic DNA from Candidatus Rhabdochlamydia sp. T3358:
GTAAAACAAAATCCTGACTACCAGCCCTTGCAAGATATTTCGAGCATTACGCTTTTAGTAGACAAGGTTTTAGAGAGTAACCCACAATCCATTGCTGATTTTCATGCTGGAAAAGCAAGAGCATTTGATTTCTTAGTTGGGCAAGTCATGAAACTATGTAAAGGTAAAGCCTCCCCTGCGATAGTAAATGAAATTTTGACCAAAAAGCTAAAGCGCCCTTAAAAAAAATTGGAGTATTAGCTATGCCCCTTCAAAAAATACATAACCTCTCTTTCTCTACTTCTAAAATAGAAAAAACTCAAAAAATAGACACAAGTAATTTAAATCAACAGGCTTCAGATTTTGTATTACAAGCCATACAGGATAACCCCAATCTAAAAAATAATCGCTCTTTTATGCTTAGTGCTATAATAGCCAATCCTTCTTTGATAAGCTCCCTTCCTCCTTTTTTAAAAAATGATTTAAGTTTTCTGAAAAGTCTTCACAAATCTATTTCGGGCATAGAAACTACCGATAAAGGTATTGCAAAAGCTCAGGAAGCTAATCCTAATCTAAAAGAAGATCAGCTTTTTATGACAATGCGTCTAAGGTCTTTTGGCGCTTGAATACATATAAGGCCCGAAGTTTTTAGAAGCTCTTGCAATATTTAAGCTAGAAATTGACTACTGAAGGCTCTTGCAAGGCGTGTTTTCTTAAATCTTCTATTTGCTCTTTAGACAAGTCTGTGTATCGAGAAACTAGATCAATGGCCAATCCATCCTGCAACAGACGTTTTACTGTTTGTATTTTTTCTTCGGTTTTACCCTCAGCCTTGCCTTTAGCTTTAGCATTTTTAACATTGACTTCAGCTTCATAAATTTCCTGTGCCCTAGCAGCCTTATTATCCATATGAATACGCTTTAACTCTTCATAAGTAGCAAGCTCATTCTCTGTCCAATAATGCTGGTCGAGCGCGGTATAGGCTTTTTGGATAATGGCATCGTTGCCTATAATCTCCTGTAATTCTTCTTCAGTGGTTTCGTGAGCGTGTTTGAAAAAGTAACACCACTTTTCTTCTATGGAGGATAGTTCCTCTTTGCTTTTGGTAAATTTAGGCAGTTCGATAAAGGTAAAGTAGAAGTCTTTCAAATCATGCTCATGTGTTGCTTTATCGAGTATGACGTGGTCTGATTTATAATGAGCTTTGTTAGGAAAAATAATGCAATCAGCAATAGCTATGAAGATGATTTCCTTAAGCTCATGATACTTATCTCCAATATTTGCTTGATTGCCATACACTTGAGATGCGTAATATTGAGCGCGCTTTTCAAAGCCTCTGGTTTTTGTTACTTGCATTTCAATGATGTATTTTACTCCCAGCTTGTCTTTGCATAAAACATCAACAATGCTCTGTTTTTTGACAGCAATTTTAGGAGCGAGAATGGGAGATAAGAACTCGATATCTACAATGCTTTGATCTCCAGAAAATCCGAGGATATCATTTAAGAAATGAAGCAGAATGTCTTTGTTTTTTTCTGTACCGAATATTTTCTTAAAGGCTATATCGTTTTTTGGATCTAAATATTTGAAAATTACCATACTTTATCCTTAAATCTGCATGTTACTATTCATTGTATAATAAGCTGGCTTTAGCAATCTATCGATTTTTCTTCATTTTAAGCCTTCATATTGTTTAGAAAGCTTGTATTTCCTTCCTCTATTTGAGCTATCTACCATTTCCAAAAAGCCATTTTCTACCCAGGTAGCACAAATCTGGGCACTAGTTCGTGGCTTAAAACCAAATAACTCACCAATTTGTCGACTAGTAACTGTTTCAAATTCCTGGAATAACTCAAGTGCTCTACGTTGCCGCGGATCTAGTTTGCGCATAAGATTACTTTGGTCAGGCAACCCTTGTACATCAGCCATACGTTTTAAGACATTTTCAAATGAAACAGCCATCCCCTCTATGAAATATTCTACCCATTTAGTGATATCCGCTTCAGTTCTTCCCTTATAATAGTTATGGGACACGCCAATACTTATTGCTTCATAATAAGCTCCAAGATTGCGCGCATAGTATTCTTCTAATGAATAAAGACCTTTTAAATCATAGCCACCTAAATGCAAAATTAAGGTTGTCAGCAGTCTTGCTGTCCTTCCGTTGCCATCATAATAAGGATGAATAGTAGCAAACTGATAATGAGCAATAGCAGCAACAATGGGGCAGGGAATATTTTGTGCTTCCCGAATCCAAAGAACCATACCACGCATTAAACTAGAGACATCCTTGGCTTCCGGTGGCATGTAGATAATAGCCTTTGTTCTACCATCGCGAATCACATTTTGAGAGTCTCGGTATGGCGTAGATCTAACCTTTATTCTACCATCTGCCATAACAAGAGCGTGGAGTGTTTGGATCATCTTTTCTGTTACAAGGTGACCTGCTGCTGCAGATTGTTCCACTTTTTCAAGTGCTGCATAATAACCTTTAACTTCCTTTTCATCTCGCTCACGCCCTGGAAAATGCCCTTCATGTTTTAAAACAATCTGGATTTGATCTGGGGAAAGAATATTCCCTTCAATCATAGTAGAATAATGTGTTGTATAAAGACGCGCTGTTTCTCGTAAAGAGCTCAATACGGTTGGAGTCAAAGGAAGATATGAGATCTTTTCCTTTGCAGACTCGATACGCATCAAGTTAGTCACAATGCTAGAGGTAATGGTGTAATTAGGTAAAAATTTTATCGGCATAATAACTGCATTTTATCGGAATTTTCTAAGTCTTAATTATGCCGATAAAATGCAGATAAAGCAAGCTTTTTTAAGATAAGTCTTTAAATTTCCTCTTGTTGCACAAAAAACTCTTGAATAGCCTTAAAATAGGCTAACGCGACTTCTTTTAGACGAGAAGAGCAAGGGTGTCCTTGAATTTCTGTGTTCAAATGAGAAAGCCTTAATGCTTCCTCTAGATTATTTTGCACAAGAGATTCTCCATAACAAAGCGGTCCATGTATAAGTCTTGTCAAAGCTAAATTACGAGCATAAACACCTTTTTCTACTTCAATACTCGCTGTCTCTAAGTAACGAGCCCCATCTGATGGAGTAACAGAGGGTATTTGAAGATGCTCATTGAATTTTTTTAGAACTATCTTAGAAAATTGTTTAGATAGAGAAAAGTCAGAAGTAACCAATAAACGAAGGAATTCATAACGAGCTTTTTTCTCTTTCAATTCCCCTTCACCAAAAGATCCTGGAATAAACACCATGTTATAGTTTTTATCTGTAGTAGAAGTATACTTTTCCCCTTCAGAATCATGCGCATTATAGTGAATAATTACTGTAACATCTGGTTTAAAAGTATTAATTTTTTCTGCACGAGCATATAAATCTACTCCATTATAAACACCACGAAAAAGCTGTGTTAGTGTTTTTTGTGTTGACCATAGGTCTGGATGTGTTTGTAGAAATTGAAAAAAATTTTGAGAGAGAGCACCCTCTGCTTTTTTTGTTCTCGTTAAGAAGACCTCTGCCCCTTCTTTTTCTAGAAGCTCTTTTAAATAAAGAGCTGTTAGAAAAGTTAAATTACCTTCATTAAAGGTAATGATATTTTTATCGTGACAAATTTCTACAAATCTTTGTTCTAAATGAGAGTATCCACCTCCAAAATGCCCTGGATCAATAGCAATTTTGCAATTAGCTAAACTTTTTTTAGGAGCTTGAAGAATACCCGCTGAGCCAAATA
This window encodes:
- a CDS encoding DUF4116 domain-containing protein — protein: MPLQKIHNLSFSTSKIEKTQKIDTSNLNQQASDFVLQAIQDNPNLKNNRSFMLSAIIANPSLISSLPPFLKNDLSFLKSLHKSISGIETTDKGIAKAQEANPNLKEDQLFMTMRLRSFGA
- a CDS encoding N-acetylmuramoyl-L-alanine amidase encodes the protein MYKIMLHLAALLFPCFMHSFSFQDFDSYQDKISKEEIEDKLKYLVKAKEAQNYFLLTDDAFIIYASLEDKQKGQEEYRLIFGSAGILQAPKKSLANCKIAIDPGHFGGGYSHLEQRFVEICHDKNIITFNEGNLTFLTALYLKELLEKEGAEVFLTRTKKAEGALSQNFFQFLQTHPDLWSTQKTLTQLFRGVYNGVDLYARAEKINTFKPDVTVIIHYNAHDSEGEKYTSTTDKNYNMVFIPGSFGEGELKEKKARYEFLRLLVTSDFSLSKQFSKIVLKKFNEHLQIPSVTPSDGARYLETASIEVEKGVYARNLALTRLIHGPLCYGESLVQNNLEEALRLSHLNTEIQGHPCSSRLKEVALAYFKAIQEFFVQQEEI
- a CDS encoding Rpn family recombination-promoting nuclease/putative transposase, translated to MVIFKYLDPKNDIAFKKIFGTEKNKDILLHFLNDILGFSGDQSIVDIEFLSPILAPKIAVKKQSIVDVLCKDKLGVKYIIEMQVTKTRGFEKRAQYYASQVYGNQANIGDKYHELKEIIFIAIADCIIFPNKAHYKSDHVILDKATHEHDLKDFYFTFIELPKFTKSKEELSSIEEKWCYFFKHAHETTEEELQEIIGNDAIIQKAYTALDQHYWTENELATYEELKRIHMDNKAARAQEIYEAEVNVKNAKAKGKAEGKTEEKIQTVKRLLQDGLAIDLVSRYTDLSKEQIEDLRKHALQEPSVVNF
- a CDS encoding Fic family protein, translated to MPIKFLPNYTITSSIVTNLMRIESAKEKISYLPLTPTVLSSLRETARLYTTHYSTMIEGNILSPDQIQIVLKHEGHFPGRERDEKEVKGYYAALEKVEQSAAAGHLVTEKMIQTLHALVMADGRIKVRSTPYRDSQNVIRDGRTKAIIYMPPEAKDVSSLMRGMVLWIREAQNIPCPIVAAIAHYQFATIHPYYDGNGRTARLLTTLILHLGGYDLKGLYSLEEYYARNLGAYYEAISIGVSHNYYKGRTEADITKWVEYFIEGMAVSFENVLKRMADVQGLPDQSNLMRKLDPRQRRALELFQEFETVTSRQIGELFGFKPRTSAQICATWVENGFLEMVDSSNRGRKYKLSKQYEGLK